In Thunnus thynnus chromosome 13, fThuThy2.1, whole genome shotgun sequence, the following proteins share a genomic window:
- the dub gene encoding duboraya isoform X2: MEEEAPSRRSVAELAGRFKGSAPPNNAAGNETEKPVRRRPPRSLQLPKSHGDDQECQQPPDVTSPGPGKAKRNSALIEKLQANLVLSPTALLPSPKSPGLRMLPPSFVPPFPGSAPDATVTTSSTATPTSPVTVHPLTQEERPTSFEDPPTVAEGSILTSINKGRARHSIRRRPPSRRHRKSSSGDEVGVANEGGDTPLTSPSEPDGKTAEEEGGGGEEEKKKEGAGGEEDKHPEEDESPKEDQVKNDVELGGEEEMKEEKKKEEEEEDGEKMKTEEENQEKSSGGKEEEEPMSVDSKEEKSEETTCQSST; the protein is encoded by the exons GAGGAGGCTCCATCCCGGCGCTCTGTGGCTGAACTGGCAGGAAGGTTTAAAGGCTCGGCTCCTCCAAACAACGCTGCTGGAAATGAAACA GAGAAGCCGGTCAGACGACGACCTCCTCGCTCCTTACAGCTGCCCAAATCACACGGAGACGACCAGGAG tgtcagcAGCCTCCAGACGTCACCTCTCCTGGACCTGGTAAAGCCAAGAGGAACTCTGCTCTCATCGAGAAGcttcag gCCAATCTGGTTCTCTCTCCGACGGCCCTGCTTCCGTCTCCGAAGAGCCCCGGCCTGAGGATGCTGCCTCCCTCCTTCGTCCCGCCTTTCCCCGGCTCCGCCCCGGATGCCACGGTAACCACCTCATCCACGGCGACCCCCACCAGCCCCGTCACCGTCCATCCGTTGACCCAGGAGGAACGCCCCACCTCTTTTGAAGACCCTCCCACTGTGGCGGAGGGATCCATCCTGACGAGCATCAACAAG GGCAGAGCTCGCCACTCCATCCGCCGACGACCTCCATCCCGCCGCCACAGGAAGTCCAGCAGCGGAGACGAGGTGGGCGTGGCCAACGAGGGAGGAGACACGCCCCTGACCTCCCCGAGCGAACCGGACGGcaaaacagcagaagaagaaggaggaggaggagaagaagagaagaagaaggaaggagcaggaggagaggaggacaagCATCCTGAAGAAGATGAATCCCCCAAAGAAGATCAAGTGAAGAACGACGTCGAGCtcggaggagaagaagagatgaaggaggagaagaagaaggaggaggaggaggaggatggagagaagatgaagacagaggaggaaaatcaGGAGAAAAGCTCaggagggaaagaagaagaagagccgATGAGTGTAGAcagcaaagaagaaaagagcGAG GAGACGACGTGTCAGAGTTCGACCTGA
- the dub gene encoding duboraya isoform X1, with protein sequence MLSCCLRAASLMSSCLSDEHRHFLPNTPPQTGSHLQHRAEQEEAPSRRSVAELAGRFKGSAPPNNAAGNETEKPVRRRPPRSLQLPKSHGDDQECQQPPDVTSPGPGKAKRNSALIEKLQANLVLSPTALLPSPKSPGLRMLPPSFVPPFPGSAPDATVTTSSTATPTSPVTVHPLTQEERPTSFEDPPTVAEGSILTSINKGRARHSIRRRPPSRRHRKSSSGDEVGVANEGGDTPLTSPSEPDGKTAEEEGGGGEEEKKKEGAGGEEDKHPEEDESPKEDQVKNDVELGGEEEMKEEKKKEEEEEDGEKMKTEEENQEKSSGGKEEEEPMSVDSKEEKSEETTCQSST encoded by the exons atgTTGTCATGTTGCCTCAGAGCAGCGTCTCTAATGAGCAGCTGCTTGTCTGATGAACACCGACATTTCCTTCCCAACACGCCACCTCAGACAGGAAGTCACCTGCAGCACAGAGCTGAGCAG GAGGAGGCTCCATCCCGGCGCTCTGTGGCTGAACTGGCAGGAAGGTTTAAAGGCTCGGCTCCTCCAAACAACGCTGCTGGAAATGAAACA GAGAAGCCGGTCAGACGACGACCTCCTCGCTCCTTACAGCTGCCCAAATCACACGGAGACGACCAGGAG tgtcagcAGCCTCCAGACGTCACCTCTCCTGGACCTGGTAAAGCCAAGAGGAACTCTGCTCTCATCGAGAAGcttcag gCCAATCTGGTTCTCTCTCCGACGGCCCTGCTTCCGTCTCCGAAGAGCCCCGGCCTGAGGATGCTGCCTCCCTCCTTCGTCCCGCCTTTCCCCGGCTCCGCCCCGGATGCCACGGTAACCACCTCATCCACGGCGACCCCCACCAGCCCCGTCACCGTCCATCCGTTGACCCAGGAGGAACGCCCCACCTCTTTTGAAGACCCTCCCACTGTGGCGGAGGGATCCATCCTGACGAGCATCAACAAG GGCAGAGCTCGCCACTCCATCCGCCGACGACCTCCATCCCGCCGCCACAGGAAGTCCAGCAGCGGAGACGAGGTGGGCGTGGCCAACGAGGGAGGAGACACGCCCCTGACCTCCCCGAGCGAACCGGACGGcaaaacagcagaagaagaaggaggaggaggagaagaagagaagaagaaggaaggagcaggaggagaggaggacaagCATCCTGAAGAAGATGAATCCCCCAAAGAAGATCAAGTGAAGAACGACGTCGAGCtcggaggagaagaagagatgaaggaggagaagaagaaggaggaggaggaggaggatggagagaagatgaagacagaggaggaaaatcaGGAGAAAAGCTCaggagggaaagaagaagaagagccgATGAGTGTAGAcagcaaagaagaaaagagcGAG GAGACGACGTGTCAGAGTTCGACCTGA